In the Paenibacillus sp. FSL H7-0357 genome, one interval contains:
- a CDS encoding carbohydrate ABC transporter permease produces the protein MDNSPLLNGQNAGKRKGSGISISKYLSYLFLIILCIIWIVPVIFGITTSFRSQTEVVSSGFRMFPKEWIFDNYIAILENTSTAPILRWLMNSLLIATMHTLLVVVVISITGYGYSRMKFKGRDTLFFTLLGISFFPGVVNLIPSYKIIDALGWVNTSWAMVIPGLAGMGNIFLVRQFMNGIPKELDESAHVDGASHYRIYMSIIVPLIKPVLIVCALFSFTGSWNDFLWPVIVFTDVDKMPVTAGLLLLQDIYGNYRMIGQLMGSAILAIIPTLLLFVFAQKYFVQSINLNSGIKG, from the coding sequence ATGGATAATAGTCCGCTTCTTAATGGACAAAACGCAGGGAAAAGAAAAGGCTCCGGCATCAGTATCTCTAAATATCTTTCCTATCTCTTCTTAATTATTCTCTGCATTATTTGGATCGTTCCTGTCATCTTCGGAATCACAACCTCCTTCCGGTCGCAAACCGAGGTGGTCAGCTCCGGGTTCAGAATGTTCCCGAAAGAGTGGATTTTTGACAACTATATTGCGATTTTGGAAAACACCTCTACCGCACCAATCTTGCGCTGGCTGATGAACTCACTGCTTATTGCCACAATGCATACTCTTTTGGTGGTTGTGGTAATCTCCATTACCGGTTACGGCTATTCGCGGATGAAATTTAAAGGCAGAGACACGCTCTTTTTCACCCTGCTCGGTATTTCGTTCTTCCCGGGTGTCGTGAATCTGATTCCTTCCTACAAAATTATTGATGCTCTGGGCTGGGTTAATACCTCCTGGGCAATGGTAATCCCCGGACTTGCGGGTATGGGGAATATCTTTTTGGTCAGACAGTTTATGAACGGCATTCCGAAGGAACTCGACGAATCGGCCCATGTCGATGGTGCGAGCCATTACAGAATTTACATGTCGATTATCGTGCCGCTGATCAAGCCGGTATTGATCGTGTGTGCCCTGTTCTCGTTCACCGGATCCTGGAATGACTTCCTGTGGCCGGTAATCGTATTCACGGATGTTGACAAAATGCCGGTTACTGCCGGACTGCTGTTGCTGCAGGATATTTATGGAAATTACCGGATGATCGGACAGCTCATGGGTTCGGCGATTCTCGCTATCATTCCTACGCTGCTGCTGTTCGTGTTCGCGCAGAAATACTTTGTTCAATCGATAAATTTGAATTCAGGGATAAAGGGCTAA